TTGAACTTACCTgcatcaaaaatataaaaactagcTTAAAGCTCTCCCTCCATGTCGGTTTATGCAGAAGGTAGAAGATGAATTGCATAGAAACATTAAAAttcaatttgtttgttttaatttcaaacaatttaccattttaccataagattcttattttattattttccatgcttaaGCCGCCTCATCATTTTAGTTTAGGTATATTTGTTTCTTAAGTCTTTCCTCTTTTATTAATCAAGCCATTttagcaagttttgcactttttttaatttagttcttttttattaattaactatcgaaatgttaaaatttttcaacgaaactttaaaacTATCTTAttgacactctgtaaatatttataaaattatttacggCTCAATTTATaaaaacgaggtcccgatacctcattttttaaaaccacttgaACTTGGATTTTATCACTCGAATCTAATAATTCATTATAAGACATAAattattaattcaaatttttttttaaaatcatatttgactcgtaaatattaaataataaaatttacgagcTTACTATCCAGATTTGGTGGTCTCGAACCTCTagttccgacaccactaaaaaatggaCAGTTACAACAAATCATTAATAATGCCTTCAACTTATCACTTAACCAAAACTTCATCATAATATCCTTTTATCACTTAACCAAAATttattatgcatattttattatctctatcaattttatatatatatacttccgTATTGTTATTAAACCCTTTATTGAGTTAGTGTCACGAGTCAATTGAGAACCAATTCGATtagaaaaattacgaaaatatccttttatattttgtaattaaattaagttatattattcgagggtactttagtctttttttataaaaaatcaataaaaatatgtatacaatGGAATTTGAACCCATGTCAAttgcattaataaaattttaaatttgccactcaaccaaaactttattttaatatttttatgttggATCCGTGCAAGTATAGTATTTTTGTCTatatacatttataatttttgaacAAGCTGGTTCAATAATAATActtattaattacattaataccctttgtATATTGTTCTTAATTTTTTTGCACGATAAGAAAAATGAAAGTAAATATTAGCTCACTGGTTatctaatatttaactaatattaagcgaTATTATGTGGATGGATTGTAATAAGAAAATATAGCTTGTATTAATAGATGGATCTAAACATGTCATTGGGCTAATTGGAAATGAGCAAAAtggttgaaagactaatatgtcgccTATCGAGTTCAATTGATGAGATGCTTTGTCATGATCATCAAAGCGGATGACTCTCAAAAGATAGAGATATATATGTGACTAACTGAACTAACAGTATATCAGACAGAACCCAAGTAGTATAGATCCTAGATTCATTTATGAATTTATTTACTTGGaacgttcatagtgtgacatatcaATAATTGAATCCTTAATTTGTGacttgtacactttgatgtaagtaaaaatcTAACTTCAAATAGATAAAGAACCGAAAGTTGGTGCGTTGGATATATAACTTTTGTAGTATGTAGCATCAATCTCAATAATTGAATTTATAACTCAATTAATgtgtaaatgatatcctctcatcaaGATTACATGATAGATAAAAATTAAATGTAGCCACGAGTCGTTTTTCTTTATGATAAatgacttaattattatttgatagtaattgatttCTCATGAAAGGATATGaatgattaccatgagataaaataagatcatattggttGAACAGATTTATTTCAAATGGATTAAGAATATATTATGATGGTAACCCACTTATGATAAAGTCATTGGATGATTATTGATTAAACAATTTTTATAATGGTATGTGGTTAGGAAAAATTTAGTCGCAATACTATAGTAGAATGCcttcataactaaataagtaTATACTTAATAAGAGAAAagttaaaacttaattataaattatttaagccCTGATTATATATGTTCAATCAGTCCATCTGTTAGCTTGTTAAAACCATAAACGAATTGCATGTAGAACcaaatgataaaaaaatgaatgaaaatgatgaagttAGAGAAATGAGTTGAAGTTATGGCAACCCTCGGTGGCTAATTGGGTTAAAGTTAATGTTGATGGTTCAATGTCAAGAAATAACCCAAAAGCATATATAGGAGGGGCAGTGAGTGGACTTAGTGGAGGATGGTTGGTAGGATTCAAAATGGCATTAGGTATGAATGATATCTTTCAGATTAAGGCCAAAGCAATTCTTGAAGGACTGAAATTAGCTTGGGCTACAGGATTCAGGTGTGTTGAGTTGGAAAGTGACAACGTAATGAGTCAGACAGATTCACGATTGTTGTTCTAAAAATTGGAAAGTTAAATTTCGACATATTCAGTGAAATGTTAATAAAGTTGCTGATAGGTAAGGCAGATGGAGGTATAATTGAGCAACTGGTTATCTTGGAAGATCCTCTACATTATATGATATGCTGGCTTGAAGAAGATATTAACCAGTCGTTGATGATTGATTATAATTTTCGTTAAGACTATGTTCGCTTAATATTCTAAGCTTATGataaaaaaaattctattattttaataaaattttcactaaaTTGACATCAGCATTTAGTAACTTGACGAGAGTATCTCAATCACAATGCTAATAGTATGTGGTTATTTTCTttacaaatttaaataaaaattgtcATTACATATGTACGGTACTACGGCTCGAACGTGAACCCAAGAAAGAATCCGATAATATTTTCCCTTAAGGAGAAAAACCACAAAGGCTAACAATCAAAGTGAAATCTGCCCCTCTAGGGTTTCCAACAAATCATTCCCATTAAATTTCTTTGCTTTCTTTTCTCTGGTTCTTGGCGATATGATCACGCCCCGAAGGAAGGCGTGGTCTCCACTAACTCTAACTCCGCCTACTGAGCCGCAGACGGCGGGGGTTCCGAACACTAGCAGCGGTGGCATTCGGGGTAAGGGAAAAGCTGTTGCTTTTGCCCATGATACTAGGAAACTGCCACCGCCTCCTGTTGCTTCTCTTAGTGGCAAGGGACCTCTGAATGTTGAGGTGGAAGAGGAGGGCACGGAGGATTGGAGGCGATTCAAGGAAGCTGGGTTGTTAGATGAAGCGGCCTTGGAAAGGCGGGACCATGAGGCCCTTGCCGAAAGGCTCTCCAACCTCGAAGGGGAGGTGAGTCGtcattaatttttataactttCGCTGTTAGTTTAAATTTCTTAGTTGGAATCATCCGCTACATAACCAAAGTTTTGAAGGGCACTTTTTTCTCAAAGAAATTTGAACTTAGTTGTTTAAGTTTGATCCCAAATAAATTGAGGATTTGTGACAAAACAATCAATATGAAGAATATTAAAGTTTACATGTGTACATATTTTGTTGAAATTAAAGTTTGATTTGGAACTTACTGCTGCTTACAGGAAAATTCTTTGTCATATTTTGTTCGACTATTTTGCTTTTAAATCAATCAAATGCATGTAGTTCAGTACTATACTGGCTTTGTACTGGGTTCATTTGTTTTGGGCTTCATTGTCTGCTCTTATTTAGTCGTGTGTGCTTTGCCATCATTTGATCACTCCTCAAGTGGTCTTCTATTAGGTGCTAACCGTTTTAATTTTCGTGTGAATGTTGAatttctttgtttcttctttCACCGTATATATGAAAAGTTTTTTAGTTTTTTGAACGTGACATTTAGGTTGCTCCATTGGGATCCTGGAGTTTATGTGTTAATGTTGTGGAATCAGTACATTTTCAAACACACGTTAAGGGTTATGCATATTGAACATTTCCATACTTGTGATGTAGGAGTCTAATGCCCAGCACTAGGCTTCCCTCTTTAGCTACTCAAACAGTTTAATCATGCAACAATGCTTCATTGCTGTACTGGTGAAACATGAATCTTTCTGTTGAATTTCATTTGCCTTCCTTCTTTAGTAATTTAAATGAATGAAATAGATCATTGTGCTTCATTTAAATTGGTGAAACATTAATCATTTTTGTTCTTCACTTTTTTAGTTATTTAGTTgcatattattattaaatgccaTCATCCCAAGATTAAGAATGCTGATCACCTTGTATGGTTGACCTTTGTTCTTTCTGTTGTGGGGTTATGTTAAGTTCCTGATTGAAGCTGCACGTATAAAGTTTGCTAAATAATTTTTCGTTGCTTGATGTGTCTATTTCTGTTTAGCTTTTTAACTACCAGTACAATATGGGGCTCCTCCTCATTGAGAAAAAAGAATGGACATCAAAGTGCGAAGAACTAAAGCAAGAACTTGCTGAAGTTGAGGAGATTCTCAGACGTGAGCAGGCAGCCCACTTGATTGCATTATCTGAAGTTGAAAAGCGAGAGGAGAACTTGGCAAAAGCCTTAGCTGCTGAAAAACAGTGTGTGGCTGATGTATGCTTTTTCTTCCATTTTTTTCTTATATAACTGCATGTAATGTTTCTGTTCAGAAGCATCCTTAATGTTCATCATTGATTACCTGTTTAACCTGCTGTTTTTCTAACTTACTGAAATTGTTATTATGGCTATATCTCTTGTTGCAGCTTGAAAAAGCATTACGTGATATTCAAGAAGAACATGTCCAGGTTAAGCTTAGTTCTGATACAAAGTTGGCTAATGCAAATGCATTGGTTGCTGGAATTGAAGGAAAATCCTTAGAGGTGGAAGAAAAGCTGCGTGCTGCTGATGGTAGGCTTGCAGAGGTGAATAGAAAAAGTTCAGAATTGGAAAGGAAACTGCAAGAGATGGAGGCTCGTGAAAGTGTGCTTCAAAGAGAGCGTCTTTCCTTTGTTGCAGAGTATTCTCTTAATAAACTTTTTAATATATGTTAAGATGGTCGTTTTGACTTGAACTTCCTTGGATTTGCTCACATCTCATGACATATTGCTCTTGTTATGCATTTATTCTACTACTTCTAGACGAGAAGCATATCAGGCAACTTTTTCCAAACAGAGGGAAGACTTGAATGAGTGGGAGAAGAGACTAAACAAAGGAGAAGAGAAGCTGACTGAACTGAGGAGAATGCTCAACCAGAGGGAGGAAAAGGTGAATGAGAACGATAGGCATTTCAAGCAGAAAGAGAGGAGCCTTGAAGAGCTGCAAAATAAGATTGATTTATCCACATTGAAGTTAAAGGAGAAGGAAGATGATATAGGCAAACGTTTGACAGACTTGGTTTCAAAAGAGAAGGTGGATATTTTTATGCCTAATTTAGTGATTagtttattttgattttgttcTTGAATCCTGATTATTTCATTTTGTTAAATATTGTAGGAAGCTGAGTCCATTAGAAGTACTCTAGAGGCAAAAGAGAAGGATCTAGTTGCACTGGAAGAAATGCTTACTGCTAGAGAAAGGGTGAGATAAACTACGTTCTGTTTTAGTTTGGATTGTAAATAATGCAAAAAAGGCTATATTTCCTTGATACTCTTTTTCTGGTTGTTTCTTTTCTTGTTTTTATTCTTTTGCTTCAATAACTGTGGTGTTTACAATTTCTTTCGGCACCTTGTATTGTGTTTTGCACTTTCCATTCATAAGAAACACGCCAGCATATATATTTCTTTGCTGGTTGTAAGACATTATCTTTTTAAGGTAAGCATCTTTTGAGAAAATTGGCATGCTATTGATTTGATCATGAAGAGCTTGGTGTCATGACTAGATTGCAGTGTCCTGTTTGCATTCATAAGAACAAGATGTGAAAGTTATGATAATGATGCCAACACTTTCTTCACACTTAAGTTCACTCAAGGTTGAATGGTTTCCATAATGATTGTAGGTAAACTTTTTTTCCTGATAAATGTGAAGAACTGGAAGTAGGCGCTATAAGTGTGATAAAATGATTGTATATTTGCGTCACATGCACTTTATTACAGGGCAAGTTGCAATGTTCCTTCTTTTTTTGGAAGTAAGCAATGGAGTTTGAGAAATTGCTAAGTTCTCTAAAGCAGAGATTCTTAtgtctttcttttttcttttcctctataTACTGATTCATTGTTGAATTTATCAGTCTTTTATTGTATGTATGTGCATGATTTTATGATCCCGCTCTCCATGTCTATACTCCTTTTCTTTGGCTTGTTTGGTTGGTAGAAATCTATGCATATGGTAATAGACGTATGCGAATATGTTAAATAGGGTGAGAATAAtccctctctttttcttttgctgAGAATCTGCTTGTTATTATTTAATAGCTTTTATTTCGCAGCCTCAAGTTCTTAATTCCTTGGGTTTTTATAGGTGGAGATTCAGAAACTTGTCGATGAGCAAAGGGTTATTCTGGATGCTAAAAGGCAGGAGTTTGAATTGGAACTCGAAGAAAAGAGGAAGTCTGTTGATGAGGAACTGGAAGGCAAGATACATGAAATAAACCAACAGGAAGCCGAAATTAATCACAAAGAAGAAAAGTTGAGGAAACAAGAACAGGCACTGGATAAGAAGTCAGAGAGAATGAAGGAGAAAGAAAAGGACCTTGAGGCGAGGTTGAAAACAGTCAAGGACAAAGAGAAGTTTGTGAAAACTGAGGAGAAGAAGTTGGAGTTGGAAAAGCAACAGCTGTATGCTGCTAAAGAGAACTTACAGGCTCTCAAAGATGAGATTGATAAGATAGGTTCTGAAACCAGTCAACAAGATTTACGAATTCAAGAAGAGTCTGAAAAGCTTAAAATTACTGAAAAGGACAGAGCTGAACATATCCGCTTGCAGTCTGAATTGAAGCAGCAGATAGTCAACTGCAGACATCAGGAGGAGTTACTTTTGAAGGAACATGAGGACCTCAAACAGCAAAGGGAAAATTTTGAGAAAGAGTGGGATGCTTTGGATGATAAAAGAGCTGAAATCATTatgaaacaaaaagaaattgatgaagaaaaGGAAAAGTTCGAAAAATTGCAACATTCAGAAGAAGAAAGATTGAAGAAAGAAGAAGCTGCCATGCAAGATTATGCTTGTAGGGAGATGGAATCTCTCAGGCTGCAGAAAGAATCATTTGAAGCCACAATAAAGCATGAGAAATCAAATTTGCTGGAAGAAGCTCAGAATGAGCGAACTAGAATGCTTCAAGATTTTGAAGAGAGGAAAATGAATCTTGAAACTGATATGAAGAATAGATTTGATCAAATGCAGAAAGATCTGCAAGAAAGGATTGTTGCATTTGAGGAGGTGAAGGAGAGAGAACTTGCTAATTTGAGATGCTTAAAAGAAGATGCTGAGAGGGAACTGGAGGAACTAAAATCTGCAAGGTGTGCTGTAGAAAGGGAAAAACAAGAAGCTGCAATGAACAGGGATAAGCTGAAAGAGCAGCAGCTA
This window of the Gossypium arboreum isolate Shixiya-1 chromosome 12, ASM2569848v2, whole genome shotgun sequence genome carries:
- the LOC108479269 gene encoding nuclear matrix constituent protein 1 isoform X1, producing the protein MITPRRKAWSPLTLTPPTEPQTAGVPNTSSGGIRGKGKAVAFAHDTRKLPPPPVASLSGKGPLNVEVEEEGTEDWRRFKEAGLLDEAALERRDHEALAERLSNLEGELFNYQYNMGLLLIEKKEWTSKCEELKQELAEVEEILRREQAAHLIALSEVEKREENLAKALAAEKQCVADLEKALRDIQEEHVQVKLSSDTKLANANALVAGIEGKSLEVEEKLRAADGRLAEVNRKSSELERKLQEMEARESVLQRERLSFVAEREAYQATFSKQREDLNEWEKRLNKGEEKLTELRRMLNQREEKVNENDRHFKQKERSLEELQNKIDLSTLKLKEKEDDIGKRLTDLVSKEKEAESIRSTLEAKEKDLVALEEMLTARERVEIQKLVDEQRVILDAKRQEFELELEEKRKSVDEELEGKIHEINQQEAEINHKEEKLRKQEQALDKKSERMKEKEKDLEARLKTVKDKEKFVKTEEKKLELEKQQLYAAKENLQALKDEIDKIGSETSQQDLRIQEESEKLKITEKDRAEHIRLQSELKQQIVNCRHQEELLLKEHEDLKQQRENFEKEWDALDDKRAEIIMKQKEIDEEKEKFEKLQHSEEERLKKEEAAMQDYACREMESLRLQKESFEATIKHEKSNLLEEAQNERTRMLQDFEERKMNLETDMKNRFDQMQKDLQERIVAFEEVKERELANLRCLKEDAERELEELKSARCAVEREKQEAAMNRDKLKEQQLEMRKDIEELGILSSKLKDQRQQFIRERHSFLEFVEKHKSCKNCGEVTRDFVLSNFEIPDLQDRKILPLPQLAGETLSHHQGYVGGSGATNIKRSPEADAQYPESAGRMSWLRKCTTKIFSISPTKRNESKAERPSMLTTTEAGMSIQEEAGEPYLGISGDSVRNQLLQSNRIREVGDGSVPSADLSFGESKVQDVPEDSQQSEQKSDHRKPRRKPKSGLNRTRSVKAVVEDAKLFLDESPEGPEPSNRVQSHETSHVNEESAGVSSHTVERAGPRSNARKRQRQQNSQVRDSELDAADSEGHSDSVTAGGRRKRQQTVTPGLQTPGQNRYNLRRPKTTVTATAAQASSDVLKTRKEPEDGGLEGGVHIWKEPEDGGLEGGVHTRKEPEDGGLEGGVHTRKEPEDGGLEGGVHTRKEPEDGENRRSNLVQVTTIKNVEILESEVVKLKTSVDVGGNEIAAKTVESVDLIEEVDVTAENGDEDESGGRFHEEDEEDEDDDEMENPGDVSIGKKIWTFFTS
- the LOC108479269 gene encoding protein CROWDED NUCLEI 2 isoform X2, which encodes MITPRRKAWSPLTLTPPTEPQTAGVPNTSSGGIRGKGKAVAFAHDTRKLPPPPVASLSGKGPLNVEVEEEGTEDWRRFKEAGLLDEAALERRDHEALAERLSNLEGELFNYQYNMGLLLIEKKEWTSKCEELKQELAEVEEILRREQAAHLIALSEVEKREENLAKALAAEKQCVADLEKALRDIQEEHVQVKLSSDTKLANANALVAGIEGKSLEVEEKLRAADGRLAEVNRKSSELERKLQEMEARESVLQRERLSFVAEREAYQATFSKQREDLNEWEKRLNKGEEKLTELRRMLNQREEKVNENDRHFKQKERSLEELQNKIDLSTLKLKEKEDDIGKRLTDLVSKEKEAESIRSTLEAKEKDLVALEEMLTARERVEIQKLVDEQRVILDAKRQEFELELEEKRKSVDEELEGKIHEINQQEAEINHKEEKLRKQEQALDKKSERMKEKEKDLEARLKTVKDKEKFVKTEEKKLELEKQQLYAAKENLQALKDEIDKIGSETSQQDLRIQEESEKLKITEKDRAEHIRLQSELKQQIVNCRHQEELLLKEHEDLKQQRENFEKEWDALDDKRAEIIMKQKEIDEEKEKFEKLQHSEEERLKKEEAAMQDYACREMESLRLQKESFEATIKHEKSNLLEEAQNERTRMLQDFEERKMNLETDMKNRFDQMQKDLQERIVAFEEVKERELANLRCLKEDAERELEELKSARCAVEREKQEAAMNRDKLKEQQLEMRKDIEELGILSSKLKDQRQQFIRERHSFLEFVEKHKSCKNCGEVTRDFVLSNFEIPDLQDRKILPLPQLAGETLSHHQGYVGGSGATNIKRSPEADAQYPESAGRMSWLRKCTTKIFSISPTKRNESKAERPSMLTTTEAGMSIQEEAGEPYLGISGDSVRNQLLQSNRIREVGDGSVPSADLSFGESKVQDVPEDSQQSEQKSDHRKPRRKPKSGLNRTRSVKAVVEDAKLFLDESPEGPEPSNRVQSHETSHVNEESAGVSSHTVERAGPRSNARKRQRQQNSQVRDSELDAADSEGHSDSVTAGGRRKRQQTVTPGLQTPGQNRYNLRRPKTHSYSSTSLI